The Vicia villosa cultivar HV-30 ecotype Madison, WI linkage group LG1, Vvil1.0, whole genome shotgun sequence genome includes a region encoding these proteins:
- the LOC131622248 gene encoding protein NRT1/ PTR FAMILY 4.6-like, producing the protein MDKSEFVDMKLASELNLVDENKVDWKGRSALKFKYGGMKVALLILVTLGLENLGTFSLAVNSVPYFNGIMHYELQDAANMLTNYMGVSYILSILVAVVADTWIGRYKSVIFSGFFEFLGLALLTAQAHYPSLQPRVCNINDITAHCKTPSRGQEAVLFLGLYLLAFGSAGTKAALPSHGADQFDETDPKEAKQMSTFFNTLLLAVCLGGSVSLTFIVWIQINKGWDWGFGIGTIAIFIGTIIFASGLPLYRIQVPKGTSDLIEIIQVYVAAIRNRNLPLPEDPTELYEIEHDKEADEEIEFLPHRDIFRFLDRAAINSKPDIQLEKSQSQAPSTSPWKLCRVTQVENAKIILSMVPIFCCTIIMTLCLAQLQTFSIEQGYTMDTSFTKHFHIPPASLPIIPIMFLIILVPIYERIFVPVLRKFTGIPTGVTHLQRIGVGLILASLSMAVASIVEVKRKRVANDNNMLDAYPVLQPLPISTFWLSFQYFIFGIADLFTYIGLLQFFYSEAPKGLKSTSTCFLWSSMALGYFLSTIVVKCINGATKHSKSGGWLVGNNINRNHLNLFYLFLSIVSLINFFVYLFVSKRYKYRPRGPKVDADGNSK; encoded by the exons ATG GACAAGTCTGAGTTTGTTGATATGAAGTTAGCATCAGAGCTTAATCTTGTTGATGAAAATAAAGTGGACTGGAAAGGAAGAAGTGCTTTGAAATTCAAATATGGTGGAATGAAAGTTGCTTTGCTCATATTAG TCACATTAGGTTTGGAAAACTTGGGAACTTTCTCACTAGCTGTGAACTCGGTTCCATATTTCAACGGAATCATGCATTATGAACTACAAGATGCAGCTAACATGCTCACCAACTATATGGGTGTTAGTTACATACTCTCGATTTTGGTGGCTGTCGTTGCTGATACATGGATTGGCAGATACAAATCGGTAATATTTTCGGGCTTCTTCGAGTTTTTG GGTCTTGCGTTGCTTACAGCGCAAGCACACTATCCTAGTCTACAGCCACGCGTTTGCAATATCAATGATATAACCGCTCATTGTAAGACACCAAGTAGAGGCCAAGAAGCCGTTCTGTTTCTTGGCCTATACTTGTTGGCGTTTGGCAGTGCAGGAACCAAAGCTGCATTGCCATCGCATGGTGCAGATCAGTTCGACGAAACTGATCCTAAGGAAGCAAAGCAAATGTCCACATTCTTTAACACTCTATTGCTTGCTGTCTGCTTGGGTGGTTCTGTTAGCTTAACATTCATTGTGTGGATACAAATAAACAAAGGATGGGATTGGGGCTTTGGCATCGGCACCATAGCTATATTTATCGGTACCATAATCTTTGCTTCCGGATTGCCACTATACAGAATTCAAGTTCCCAAAGGAACTAGTGATCTCATTGAGATCATACAG GTCTACGTTGCTGCAATCCGCAACAGAAACCTTCCCTTGCCTGAAGATCCAACAGAACTATATGAAATCGAACACGACAAGGAAGCTGATGAGGAAATTGAGTTTCTACCTCATAGAGACATTTTCAG GTTCTTGGACAGAGCAGCCATAAATTCAAAACCTGATATACAGTTAGAGAAATCACAATCACAGGCTCCAAGTACAAGTCCATGGAAACTTTGCAGGGTCACGCAAGTAGAAAACGCGAAAATCATTCTTAGCATGGTACCAATATTCTGCTGCACAATTATAATGACCCTTTGCTTAGCTCAGCTACAAACCTTTTCAATTGAACAAGGCTACACAATGGACACAAGCTTCACCAAACACTTTCACATCCCACCTGCATCCCTTCCAATCATCCCAATCATGTTCTTAATCATCCTCGTACCTATCTACGAGCGCATTTTCGTTCCCGTCCTACGTAAATTCACCGGCATTCCCACCGGTGTAACACACCTGCAACGTATCGGAGTTGGCCTAATACTCGCTTCGTTATCCATGGCCGTAGCTTCAATTGTAGAAGTGAAAAGGAAAAGAGTGGCGAACGATAACAACATGCTTGATGCTTATCCAGTACTTCAGCCGTTGCCTATAAGCACATTTTGGCTTTCGTTTCAGTATTTCATATTCGGCATAGCAGACTTGTTTACGTATATCGGTCTTCTTCAGTTTTTCTATTCAGAGGCGCCGAAAGGACTTAAATCTACTTCAACTTGCTTCCTTTGGAGCTCTATGGCACTTGGATATTTTCTGAGTACCATAGTGGTTAAGTGTATCAATGGTGCTACCAAGCATAGTAAAAGTGGGGGTTGGTTAGTAGGGAATAATATTAACAGAAATCATCTGAACCTGTTCTACTTGTTTCTTTCCATTGTCAGCTTGATCAACTTCTTTGTCTATTTGTTTGTTTCGAAGAGGTACAAGTACAGACCTCGAGGCCCGAAGGTCGATGCCGATGGCAACTCGAAATAG